A single region of the Podospora pseudopauciseta strain CBS 411.78 chromosome 1, whole genome shotgun sequence genome encodes:
- the rex2 gene encoding Phosphatidylinositol 3,4,5-trisphosphate-dependent Rac exchanger 2 protein (BUSCO:EOG09264V2U; COG:L; EggNog:ENOG503NYIP), which yields MSDVLTHLTYELTVTDHFIMICQMTGLDPDNDLILEIYCLITDGQLNLLNDEGWGTIVHQSKARMDAMDDWCTRVHGGSGLTDAVLRSTVTPEQAADGLLAYIQQYVPERNTALLAGNSVHADRAFLRKAPYDKVLEHLHYRILDVSSIKEAARRWCPKIASKAPRKKGLHKAKDDILESIEEAKYFKAAIFHGTWSS from the exons ATGTCGGATGTGTTGACGCACCTGACTTACGAGCTAACAGTAACTGACCATTTCATCATGATATGCCAGATGACTGGACTGGACCCAGATAATGACCTGATTCTGGAGATTTACTGTCTTATCACGGATGGTCAACTCAACCTGCTTAATGATGAGGGCTGGGGAACGATAGTGCACCAAAGCAAGGCGCGGATGGATGCCATGGACGACTGGTGCACTCGAGTCC ATGGTGGCAGTGGCCTTACCGATGCGGTGTTGAGATCAACCGTGACCCCAGAACAGGCTGCTGATGGATTGCTTGCATACATTCAACAGTATGTGCCTGAACGAAATACCGCCCTTCTTGCTGGAAACAGTGTGCATGCAGACCGGGCTTTCCTTCGAAAGGCGCCCTATGACAAAGTTCTCGAGCATTTGCACTATCGGATACTCGACGTTAGCAGCATTAAGGAGGCAGCCCGTCGATGGTG TCCCAAGATTGCTTCCAAGGCACCCCGAAAGAAGGGGCTCCACAAAGCCAAAGACGACATACTAGAGAGCATTGAGGAAGCCAAGTACTTCAAAGCAGCCATTTTCCACGGAACTTGGTCGAGTTAA